A genome region from Bacteroides stercoris ATCC 43183 includes the following:
- a CDS encoding WecB/TagA/CpsF family glycosyltransferase, which translates to MDKVSLNGVEIFPFDSEQQLLHYVDTHKGILVAINAEKILHATEQTRAIINRNIGYCDGAGAQMALKQKGYKDACKIPGCELWLKIITRFYKEKTFYLVGGKPQIVNETVEKLCSEYQDIRIVGYRNGYIKTDEEKRRLIDDIVEKKPDVVFVAMGSPKQELLMEEIQQRHRAIFQGLGGSFDVYTGHVQRAPKWWVEHNLEFAYRLIKEPKRIKRQIHLVKYAWWLMKKKL; encoded by the coding sequence ATGGATAAAGTTTCATTAAACGGGGTCGAAATATTCCCTTTCGACTCCGAACAGCAACTATTGCATTATGTGGACACGCATAAGGGCATATTGGTAGCGATCAATGCAGAAAAGATATTGCATGCCACGGAACAGACACGTGCCATTATCAATCGAAATATTGGGTATTGTGATGGAGCCGGTGCACAAATGGCTTTAAAGCAGAAAGGTTATAAAGATGCCTGTAAGATTCCCGGATGTGAACTATGGCTAAAGATTATTACTCGCTTTTACAAGGAAAAGACATTCTATCTGGTTGGTGGAAAACCGCAAATCGTAAATGAGACCGTAGAGAAACTGTGTTCTGAATATCAGGATATCCGAATAGTGGGTTATCGTAACGGCTATATCAAGACGGATGAAGAGAAACGACGATTGATAGACGATATTGTGGAGAAGAAACCGGATGTGGTATTCGTGGCTATGGGGTCGCCAAAGCAGGAATTGCTGATGGAGGAGATACAGCAACGGCATCGCGCTATCTTCCAAGGATTGGGTGGCAGTTTCGATGTCTATACAGGTCATGTGCAGCGCGCACCGAAATGGTGGGTGGAGCATAATCTGGAATTTGCTTATCGCTTGATAAAAGAACCCAAAAGAATTAAACGTCAGATCCACTTGGTGAAGTATGCTTGGTGGCTGATGAAGAAAAAATTATAA
- a CDS encoding Arm DNA-binding domain-containing protein, translating to MPTVVVRFETCKKAIGYGTVYYRIYKGHNRRMEFSSHLHLPTSSWDETTKTIRGEHPKACLFRAQMEADLRLLNRIITEDVTGRLTMGDMIAIFKHQRTIIK from the coding sequence ATGCCTACAGTCGTTGTCCGTTTTGAGACTTGTAAGAAAGCCATAGGGTACGGTACGGTTTATTACCGTATCTACAAAGGACATAACCGACGTATGGAATTTTCTTCCCACCTTCACCTACCAACTTCTTCTTGGGATGAAACCACAAAGACAATCCGGGGAGAGCATCCCAAAGCCTGTCTCTTTCGTGCTCAGATGGAAGCGGATCTTCGGCTTTTGAACCGGATTATAACGGAAGATGTTACCGGTCGACTGACAATGGGCGATATGATAGCCATCTTTAAACATCAAAGGACAATAATCAAATGA
- a CDS encoding Helicase associated domain protein, protein MVPSLTDCYHRLGFQVTESEDGLRIGFKPGMAHAIVKEIWNEQPLTRSDVERFYEKLSSLNKGYRNLYFRIVAHGGFLPEALDFELHGLTVSDESYIESLLSGRHVELYPHNEAAYRAIMRGFKQHRIGTVVQATGTGKSYLLARYIADHAKENILVFAPNITILDEIRKAVGFSIPQVTYRTFQSLIRNREDNGLLRADHILIDEFHHFGAEIWGSALQEVIENNPCAYVLGTSATPIRPEGMIDTVDLYFEGNLFYELTLPQAWYYNILPVPILVQSAYGLDNELDRLQRKLERSGCSVRRRERIQKKLDLARVDFKGALGASSVIRKFLPESVRKLLVFCRDLADLRQMVPEVCDWLTQAGRSITPFEIHHAQSEQENQRLLAAFREESDRLHVLFSVNMLIEGLHVEGVDAVLFLRRTESYIVTLQQLGRCLDAGSGKQPVVLDFVNNLSGKSVYDVMACHWERLSYLPSPHGFERTTSFLATGYLSDIRLRIEEILAELEPWQIMYERLVEFHREENDWPSVTEGKLGLWCNTQRIAYKRGCLAKERCDQLDAIGFEWNQLDSKWMREYHALKVFFDTCGRWPKREDGPLATWCYTQRERRKDGRLSKERIRALNEIGFVWNQNLQGEWMKNYEELKSFVRKYRRFPKSTEGNLGGWCHTQRKMRKQGKLPNDRRLLLDKIGFVWSAEQVWQGNFEQLCLFHNLQGRWPGCREGALGRWCTIQRRDYRKGNMSDERKAQLERIGFPLA, encoded by the coding sequence ATGGTACCGTCTTTGACAGATTGCTATCACCGTCTAGGTTTTCAGGTAACAGAATCCGAAGATGGATTACGGATAGGCTTCAAACCGGGAATGGCACATGCTATCGTGAAGGAGATTTGGAACGAGCAGCCTTTGACCCGTTCGGATGTTGAAAGGTTTTATGAAAAGCTTTCTTCACTGAACAAAGGATATCGAAATCTCTATTTCAGGATCGTGGCGCACGGTGGATTCCTGCCGGAAGCATTGGACTTTGAACTGCACGGGCTGACCGTTTCGGATGAAAGCTATATTGAAAGCCTCTTGTCCGGAAGACATGTGGAGCTTTATCCGCATAACGAAGCGGCTTACAGGGCGATCATGCGGGGATTCAAACAACACCGTATCGGTACGGTCGTGCAGGCTACCGGAACAGGGAAATCCTATTTGCTGGCACGCTATATCGCAGATCATGCAAAGGAAAATATATTGGTCTTTGCTCCGAACATCACGATTCTGGATGAGATCCGGAAAGCCGTCGGATTCTCCATTCCGCAAGTGACGTACCGGACATTCCAGTCACTGATTCGTAACCGGGAGGACAATGGGTTGTTACGGGCAGATCATATTCTTATTGATGAATTCCATCATTTCGGGGCGGAAATTTGGGGAAGTGCCTTGCAGGAAGTGATAGAAAACAATCCCTGTGCCTATGTCCTGGGAACATCGGCAACGCCAATCCGTCCGGAAGGAATGATCGATACGGTGGATCTTTATTTCGAAGGAAATTTGTTTTATGAACTTACCTTGCCGCAAGCTTGGTATTACAATATCTTACCAGTGCCGATCCTGGTACAAAGTGCTTACGGGCTGGACAACGAACTGGATCGGCTGCAAAGAAAGCTGGAACGCAGCGGTTGTTCAGTCCGCCGGAGAGAGCGCATCCAAAAGAAACTGGACCTGGCGCGGGTCGATTTCAAAGGTGCTTTGGGCGCGTCGTCGGTGATCCGGAAGTTCCTACCCGAAAGCGTACGCAAACTGCTGGTTTTCTGTCGCGACCTGGCCGATCTCAGACAGATGGTGCCGGAAGTGTGCGACTGGCTCACACAGGCAGGCCGATCGATTACGCCATTTGAAATCCATCATGCGCAAAGCGAGCAGGAGAATCAGCGGCTGTTGGCCGCTTTCCGAGAAGAGTCGGACCGGTTACACGTACTCTTTTCCGTCAATATGCTGATCGAAGGATTGCATGTCGAGGGAGTGGATGCCGTCTTGTTCCTGCGGCGCACCGAATCTTACATTGTCACCCTGCAACAGCTGGGGCGCTGTCTGGATGCCGGAAGCGGGAAACAGCCGGTCGTCTTGGATTTCGTGAATAACCTGTCGGGTAAATCGGTCTACGACGTGATGGCGTGCCACTGGGAGCGACTCTCTTATCTTCCATCGCCCCACGGATTTGAAAGAACAACCTCGTTCCTCGCTACCGGCTATTTGTCGGATATCCGGCTCCGCATCGAAGAGATCCTGGCCGAGCTGGAACCATGGCAGATTATGTACGAGCGGCTGGTCGAGTTCCACCGGGAAGAGAACGACTGGCCTTCAGTGACGGAAGGGAAACTGGGCCTTTGGTGCAACACGCAACGCATCGCCTACAAACGAGGCTGTCTTGCCAAGGAACGGTGCGACCAGCTTGATGCAATCGGTTTTGAGTGGAATCAGCTCGACTCCAAATGGATGAGGGAATACCATGCATTGAAAGTCTTCTTTGATACCTGCGGACGCTGGCCCAAACGTGAAGACGGCCCGCTTGCGACCTGGTGTTATACCCAGCGGGAAAGACGGAAGGATGGACGTTTGAGCAAAGAGCGCATCCGGGCTTTGAATGAGATCGGCTTTGTCTGGAATCAGAACCTCCAAGGGGAATGGATGAAGAACTACGAGGAGCTGAAGTCTTTTGTCAGAAAATATCGGCGTTTCCCTAAATCGACGGAAGGGAATTTGGGCGGATGGTGCCATACACAACGGAAAATGCGTAAACAGGGAAAGTTACCCAATGACCGCCGGCTCCTGTTGGATAAAATAGGATTTGTCTGGTCGGCGGAACAGGTCTGGCAAGGCAACTTCGAACAATTGTGCCTGTTCCATAACCTGCAAGGACGATGGCCGGGATGCCGTGAAGGAGCATTGGGACGCTGGTGTACCATTCAAAGACGGGATTACCGCAAGGGGAACATGTCAGACGAGCGAAAAGCACAATTGGAAAGAATCGGTTTCCCTCTTGCCTGA
- the wecB gene encoding non-hydrolyzing UDP-N-acetylglucosamine 2-epimerase, with the protein MKKVMLVFGTRPEAIKMAPLVKEFQKQPKRVETVVCVTGQHREMLDQVLKIFDIKPDYDLNIMKQGQDLYDVTARVLTGMRDVLKEVKPDVVLVHGDTTTSTAAALAAFYQQIPVGHVEAGLRTHNIYSPWPEEMNRLLTGRLAAYHFSPTPLSRNNLIKESVDDRNIIITGNTVIDALYWVVDKIKNNKELDNELEDILSKAGYDVNRLNNGKKLVLITGHRRENFGDGFINMCTAIKDLTVKYPDLDFVYPMHLNPNVRKPIHEVFGENLSGLKNMFFIEPLEYLSFVYLMEKSSIVLTDSGGIQEEAPGLGKPVLVMRDTTERPEALDAGTVKLVGTDYNKIVNEVSSLIDDKAAYEKMSKAVNPYGDGLACGRIVNALLYRI; encoded by the coding sequence ATGAAGAAAGTGATGTTGGTCTTCGGCACCCGTCCGGAGGCAATCAAGATGGCTCCGCTGGTGAAAGAATTCCAGAAACAGCCAAAACGGGTAGAGACTGTGGTGTGCGTAACCGGACAGCATCGGGAAATGCTGGATCAGGTGTTGAAGATATTCGACATCAAACCGGATTATGATTTGAATATCATGAAGCAGGGACAGGATCTGTATGATGTGACCGCTCGTGTGCTGACCGGTATGCGTGATGTACTGAAAGAGGTAAAGCCCGATGTGGTATTGGTACATGGGGATACTACCACTTCTACAGCTGCAGCTTTGGCTGCTTTTTATCAACAGATACCGGTGGGACATGTGGAAGCTGGTTTGCGTACACATAATATTTATAGCCCATGGCCGGAGGAGATGAATCGGTTGTTGACGGGGCGTCTGGCGGCCTATCATTTTTCTCCCACTCCGTTAAGTCGTAATAATCTGATTAAAGAGAGCGTTGATGACCGCAATATCATTATAACTGGTAACACAGTGATTGATGCACTTTATTGGGTAGTGGATAAAATCAAGAACAACAAGGAGCTAGATAATGAATTGGAAGATATATTGAGCAAAGCGGGTTATGATGTAAACCGCTTGAACAATGGCAAGAAGCTGGTATTGATTACAGGGCATCGTCGTGAGAATTTTGGTGACGGATTTATCAATATGTGTACAGCTATTAAAGATTTGACGGTTAAATATCCAGATTTGGATTTTGTTTATCCTATGCACTTGAATCCTAATGTACGCAAGCCGATTCATGAGGTGTTCGGGGAGAATCTGTCCGGCTTAAAAAATATGTTCTTCATTGAACCATTGGAGTATTTGAGTTTTGTGTATCTAATGGAGAAGAGCAGCATCGTATTGACAGATAGCGGTGGCATTCAAGAGGAAGCTCCGGGACTGGGTAAACCGGTATTGGTGATGCGTGATACCACGGAGCGACCAGAAGCATTAGATGCCGGAACGGTGAAACTGGTAGGTACGGACTATAATAAGATTGTAAACGAAGTATCATCTTTGATTGATGATAAAGCAGCTTATGAAAAAATGAGTAAGGCTGTAAATCCGTACGGTGACGGATTAGCCTGCGGACGTATTGTAAATGCATTGTTATATAGGATATAA
- a CDS encoding hybrid sensor histidine kinase/response regulator translates to MVARKVSLQHKVLLGYMILIMAVCGMVSILLYERSRMREIKTETSEIRRIRHDISTAHRYITELATYGESVIVWEDTDFREYRRKRLQTDSLLQILKVSCGTFVLPKQIDSLCHLLEAKEIHLLRIMETITRQGEADSLLANRLPIVIREAVRTRTVTQKKKGIAGWFGGKRSVQVFEPSKGLQDLNEKLIAMQEERERRIDMYTDSLRIQNKALNRKLQILITHLDGQAQAAFISREEKITEAGDFSFKLFVLVIVSASSLLFISFLIIRHDIRKEREGRAQLQRINRENEELLGMRKQIILTISHDIRGPLGNINNCVELASETREKKKREGYLENIRHSCRHILNLVNNLMDVYKINETKDTRNEVPFRLNNLLDNISKEYARKAGGRALLFEHRHKNVGDITVRGDADKLEQILDNLLTNAIKFTLSGTIRFHTEYMAGRLYVEVGDTGIGMDEETLERVFRPFERAAQEINSEGFGLGLFITKALVKVLDGSIEVESRPGKGTTFRLSFPLSETTGEPETEELPVQSATILPKHVLVVDDDSILLKITEDMLGRNGVECTTCQNAKEAILALDRLDYDLVLTDIQMPVTDGFGLLRLLRNSDIGNSRTVPVAVMTARGDGDSGVYMKSGFCGCIHKPFSSKGLLAFISSVTEGRSAGMSPFDYSRLMESTDDRRHMFGLVAKESEKDLAELEEALRENDREAMRRIVHRMAPVWELLGANDVLFGYRKLLHDKTSSDETVREYTMRIMKQIRLLIDEVNNELRKKNDGDEKDFIDRGGQPDSLRYS, encoded by the coding sequence ATGGTAGCAAGGAAAGTTTCATTACAGCATAAGGTTCTTTTAGGGTATATGATATTGATCATGGCTGTTTGCGGCATGGTTTCCATCTTGTTATACGAACGGAGCCGCATGCGTGAGATAAAAACGGAAACATCGGAGATACGCAGGATACGCCATGACATCAGTACGGCGCATCGCTATATCACGGAGCTTGCCACCTATGGAGAGTCCGTCATTGTCTGGGAGGATACCGATTTTCGTGAGTATCGCAGAAAACGCTTGCAAACGGACAGCTTGTTACAAATATTGAAAGTGAGTTGTGGCACGTTCGTCCTGCCAAAGCAGATAGACTCCCTATGTCATTTATTGGAAGCTAAGGAGATACATCTGCTCCGCATTATGGAGACCATTACCAGACAGGGGGAAGCGGACAGCCTGCTCGCAAATCGTCTGCCTATTGTTATCAGGGAAGCGGTTCGTACCCGGACAGTCACCCAAAAGAAAAAAGGGATTGCCGGTTGGTTCGGAGGGAAAAGGAGCGTACAGGTCTTCGAGCCATCGAAAGGACTGCAAGATTTGAATGAGAAGCTGATCGCCATGCAAGAGGAACGTGAACGCCGGATAGACATGTATACCGACAGTCTGCGCATACAGAATAAGGCCTTGAACCGGAAGTTGCAAATACTCATCACCCATCTTGACGGGCAAGCGCAGGCGGCGTTCATCAGTCGTGAGGAAAAAATCACGGAAGCCGGAGATTTTTCTTTCAAACTGTTTGTCTTGGTAATCGTCTCTGCTTCCTCCTTGCTATTCATCTCGTTCCTGATCATACGGCATGACATCAGGAAAGAAAGGGAAGGGCGGGCACAGCTCCAAAGGATAAACCGTGAGAACGAGGAACTGCTCGGTATGCGTAAACAGATCATCCTGACCATCTCGCACGATATACGAGGACCATTGGGTAATATCAACAACTGCGTGGAACTGGCCTCGGAAACCCGTGAAAAGAAAAAACGGGAAGGCTATCTGGAGAACATCCGCCATTCCTGCCGCCATATACTGAATCTGGTGAACAACCTGATGGATGTTTATAAGATCAATGAGACCAAGGATACCCGTAACGAGGTTCCTTTCCGTCTAAACAACTTGCTTGACAACATATCGAAGGAATATGCCCGCAAAGCGGGTGGCCGGGCCTTGCTGTTCGAGCACCGGCATAAGAATGTCGGTGATATTACAGTGAGAGGAGACGCAGACAAATTGGAACAAATATTGGACAATCTGCTGACAAACGCCATCAAGTTCACCCTGTCGGGTACGATCCGTTTCCATACCGAGTACATGGCGGGAAGATTATATGTGGAGGTCGGTGATACCGGTATCGGTATGGACGAGGAGACATTGGAACGTGTCTTCCGTCCGTTCGAGCGTGCGGCGCAGGAGATAAACTCGGAAGGTTTCGGTCTTGGGCTTTTTATCACGAAAGCTCTTGTAAAGGTACTGGACGGAAGCATTGAAGTAGAGAGCCGACCAGGTAAAGGTACAACATTCCGCCTGTCGTTTCCCCTTTCGGAAACGACAGGAGAACCGGAAACAGAGGAGCTTCCGGTACAATCTGCGACAATACTTCCCAAACATGTACTGGTAGTGGATGATGACAGCATCCTTCTGAAAATAACGGAAGACATGCTCGGGCGCAACGGGGTGGAATGCACGACCTGTCAAAATGCAAAAGAAGCCATTCTAGCACTCGACCGCTTGGATTATGATTTGGTATTGACAGATATACAGATGCCCGTGACCGATGGTTTCGGCTTGTTGAGATTACTGCGTAACTCGGATATCGGAAATTCCCGTACCGTTCCGGTCGCTGTCATGACGGCACGGGGGGACGGGGACTCGGGCGTGTATATGAAGTCCGGTTTTTGCGGTTGCATACATAAGCCTTTCTCTTCAAAAGGACTGCTGGCCTTTATCTCCTCCGTTACGGAGGGCAGAAGTGCAGGCATGTCTCCGTTCGACTATTCCCGCCTGATGGAAAGTACGGACGACCGTCGTCATATGTTCGGTCTTGTCGCAAAAGAGTCAGAAAAGGATCTTGCCGAACTGGAGGAGGCTTTAAGAGAAAACGATCGGGAAGCCATGCGGAGGATCGTAC